In Plasmodium chabaudi chabaudi strain AS genome assembly, chromosome: 10, a single genomic region encodes these proteins:
- a CDS encoding nuclear formin-like protein MISFIT, putative → MAILITLEKENEKLKKLTEKLLYLLNKYRHAYLMSIDLINFYDEIIEKRDDSNYKELEECYKKKRPWEGIIDEEMIIRKKLKNNLCYYEGKDHTKKIKITETADSETLPNEGNDGDDSSNCSLIGDKIFKGDDNNMESEDAKDNKNTSDYVSLGTLDFSAYKEDADGHIKYCEKNKTDIKVDKTKKNYNNVSKYVQQSDIKKKSGLNQSIYMKSHNVKSSQIRILPHMHKSIYNADNSFSKLNSSKKPNVLNSYKSVYINSNIMHKNIGIDKKIIKNELNKNDSSQNNNLKGLNKSVYIGRREKSTFTTTNSIIVPNRNNRMNGPVNESLLLTNKNSLINKDGIKKQELLNKKMSVIKPSNTHNNNIPLKKMNTLSILKTSNYISNKNGLNKSIYFSRSNTLTSSDKKKNINDSYADQAKVGISGDSNLNRKAGHMSNLNFLGKNEVQDTEISKEIGITIKDVEIEKIEQNSKNIFGGEKLGIEKSDRINFSNVQKLSYSPLTLEDIEKLVEDEEKDKYNLKSLVCSSEKNQTYIKIEKNCDDNGEKSEKIPQINEIKKEDKINGDNNENSHLLTNTINNDIINNEIVEHVGKPLSDDLIKVEKNIEEKSSEYVQIKKEENIVIENSSNEMGYNEKCKITKEGEEENMGIDNMKKHDHSVISCKYEEINRKNIILNINDEIKGKIMERGGVSGKVVSNSDENVCKNMNEKKMLISENIRKNLMSSLEKEAGIKCSNVNDRANLNIEIDPDCEYVSLDIFNIDLAINEGLYNYKQNEESYIECDEQIKDIKIYNDILKSEKEICSDLLYIKKENKFSNNSVIIFKSSNEIKDEISKYVGMSIFDCINKFIIPTSSLVNDSRLSIWFTKKRKNNNMNRNKGNNFNQIENYNDDSKIRRNFVFKKKSEGRLSCMGFFSQPITIMLSSLKRRSEFGNLKNIITSIILCTCDSSMLEIILHTIPEENSKNYQLWKTSIKKLYTLIGDKKKEILRKMIFSDKDKTCETDEKEEGEGYDENNLIEEKNNDLNLKTYDFMNTMDNNGYRNFFNSSFSSEAGGNTPINQNNYFSTVPLLKSDVKTEKGDEEKENNVNILEDEKFCLFICTISDIHKRFQYLLLIENYDFIYSDLIKHIQNKLNNIDLIINKHMLLKQLFCNVLFLCNWLNEPKCFKWFQWNDVFNKLYNLNGFLENGRISRERCIMLLLAEHTGEIFTEKELKELKKTSRLRIKDLYDKSIDFINCFLELKNQLETEEFKKSCCIFSSELEDVGFENCSDNSLNDKVLKDDKFLEKVKDFVNKYYKQMVYIIWNLVLLIKKYLIVMIWLGDVKPFYPLFSYLDEGKKIKYSEDLFVNLSHFFESYNKYFNIVKKGQEELQKEIGDTNDQGQNEKTKNIALDNSDDFIFSADYFEKNIQKDVHGITNDSNYTHFKSGNKQTVEINNRNYNNSSEYIANNSYIENNDISIKNGNNVKGVPYFMKNNDNSKTENYELKHRTSLTNTIDYGCEIRRKSIEKEKGNNNKFIKGASFENMLEAEFDSSA, encoded by the exons ATGGCTATTCTTATTACATTGGAGAAG gaaaatgaaaaacttAAGAAGCTAACTGAGAAActcttatatttattgaacAAATATAGGCATGCTTATTTAATGTCTATTGATctcataaatttttacgATGAGataattgaaaaaagaGATGATAGTAATTATAAAGAATTAGAAGagtgttataaaaaaaagagacCATGGGAAGGTATAATAGACGAAGAAATGATAATTAGGAAAAAactgaaaaataatttatgttattatGAAGGAAAGGAtcacacaaaaaaaataaaaattacagAAACCGCTGATTCGGAAACGTTGCCTAATGAGGGTAATGATGGTGATGATAGTAGTAATTGTAGTTTAATCGgcgataaaatatttaaggGAGATGATAACAATATGGAGAGTGAAGATGcaaaagataataaaaatacttcGGACTATGTCAGTTTAGGGACTTTAGATTTTAGTGCATATAAAGAAGACGCAGATGggcatattaaatattgtgaaaaaaataagacaGATATAAAAGttgataaaacaaaaaaaaattataataatgtttCAAAATATGTTCAACAATCagacattaaaaaaaaaagtggaTTGAATCAGtctatttatatgaaaagtCATAATGTAAAATCATCACAAATTCGTATATTACcacatatgcataaaagtatatataatgcagATAATAgtttttctaaattaaaTTCTTCTAAAAAACCTAATGTATTAAATAGTTATAAaagtgtatatattaatagtaatataatgcataaaaatataggaatagataaaaaaataataaaaaatgaactaaataaaaatgattcttcgcaaaataataatttgaagGGCTTAAATAAGAGTGTCTATATTGGAAGAAGAGAGAAAAGTACTTTTACCACTACTAACAGTATTATTGTTCCTAACAGAAATAATAGAATGAATGGTCCAGTAAATGAAAGCCTTCTTCttactaataaaaattctttaataaataaagatggTATAAAAAAGCAAGAACtattgaataaaaaaatgagtGTAATAAAGCCGAGTAATactcataataataatattcccctgaaaaaaatgaataccttaagtattttaaaaactagcaattatattagtaataaaaatggattaaataaaagtatatattttagtaGAAGCAATACGCTAACGAGCAGtgataaaaagaaaaatatcaatGATTCATATGCTGATCAGGCAAAGGTTGGTATCTCTGGAGATAGTAATTTAAACAGAAAAGCTGGGCATATGAgtaatttgaattttttggGAAAAAATGAAGTTCAAGATACTGAGATTTCAAAAGAAATAGGAATTACGATAAAAGATGTAGAAATAGAGAAAATCGaacaaaatagtaaaaacatttttggGGGTGAAAAGTTGGGGATTGAAAAATCAGATagaataaatttttcaaatgttcaaaaattatcatataGTCCATTAACATTAGAAGACATTGAAAAGTTGGTTGAAGATGAAGAAAAGgacaaatataatttaaaaagtttagTTTGTTCAtcagaaaaaaatcaaacttatattaaaatagaaaaaaattgtgatGATAATGGTGAAAAGAGTGAAAAGATACCtcaaataaatgaaataaaaaaggaagacAAGATAAATGGggataataatgaaaatagcCATCTTTTGACGAATAcaattaataatgatattataaataatgagaTAGTTGAACATGTTGGAAAGCCATTAAGTGATGACCTTATAAaagtagaaaaaaatattgaagaAAAATCAAGTGAATATgtacaaattaaaaaggagGAAAATATTGTGATAGAAAACAGTTCTAACGAAATGGGTTACaatgaaaaatgtaaaattaCAAAAGAGGGAGAAGAGGAAAATATGGGCATAGATAATATGAAGAAGCATGATCATTCAGTAATTTCATGTaaatatgaagaaataaatcggaaaaatattatcttgaatataaatgatgaaatCAAGGGAAAAATAATGGAACGGGGAGGCGTCTCTGGAAAAGTTGTGAGTAATAGTGATGAAAATGtgtgtaaaaatatgaatgaaaaaaaaatgctaaTATCTGAAAATATTcgaaaaaatttaatgtcATCTCTAGAGAAAGAAGCTGGTATCAAGTGTAGTAATGTTAATGATCGAgctaatttaaatatagaaatagaTCCTGATTGTGAATATGTATCTcttgatatttttaatatcgaTTTAGCTATTAATGAAGGgctatataattataaacaaaatgaagaaagCTATATTGAATGTGATgaacaaataaaagatataaaaatatataatgatatattaaaaagtgaAAAGGAGATATGTTCagatttattatatataaaaaaagagaataaatttagtaataattctgttattatatttaaaagttctaatgaaataaaagatgaaaTAAGTAAATATGTTGGTATGTCTATATTTGATTGTAtcaataaatttatcataCCTACCAGTTCATTGGTTAATGATAGTAGATTAAGTATTTGGTTTActaaaaaacgaaaaaataataatatgaatagaAATAAAGGTAATAATTTCAACCAAATAGAAAACTATAATGATGATTCTAAAATTAGACgcaattttgtatttaaaaaaaaatccgAAGGAAGATTAAGTTGTATgggttttttttcacagCCCATAACTATCATGTTATCATCATTAAAAAGACGAAGTGAATTTggaaatttaaaaaatataattacatCGATTATATTATGCACATGTGATTCGTCAATGCtggaaataatattacataCGATACCAGAggaaaatagtaaaaattatcaacTATGGAAAACGtcaataaaaaagttgTATACCCTTATAGgggataaaaaaaaagagattCTTCGAAAGATGATTTTCTCTGATAAGGATAAAACGTGTGAAACTGATGAAAAAGAGGAGGGGGAAGgatatgatgaaaataatttgatagaggaaaaaaataatgacctaaatttaaaaacatatgaTTTTATGAATACTATGGATAATAATGGATAtcgaaatttttttaattcatctTTTTCATCAGAAGCTGGAGGAAATACTCCAATTAATCAAAATAACTATTTTTCAACAGTTCCACTTTTAAAAAGTGATGTAAAGACAGAAAAAGGTGATGAAgagaaagaaaataatgttaatatattagaagatgaaaaattttgcttatttatatgtactATAAGTGACATACATAAAAGATTTCAATATTTGTTGTTGattgaaaattatgattttatatattctgatttaattaaacatattcaaaacaaattaaataatattgatttaataataaataagcaTATGCTATTAAAGCAACTTTTTTgtaatgttttatttctatGTAATTGGTTAAACGAGCCTAAATGCTTCAAATGGTTTCAGTGGAATGACGTAttcaataaattatataatttaaatggatttttagaaaatggAAGGATATCAAGAGAAAGATGCATAATGCTTCTTTTAGCTGAGCATACAGGTGAAATATTTACtgaaaaagaattaaaggaattaaaaaaaacaagtaGGCTGCGTATTAAAGACCTTTATGACAAATCTAtcgattttattaattgcTTTTTGGAATTAAAGAACCAATTAGAAACTgaagaatttaaaaaaagttgttGCATTTTTAGCAGTGAATTAGAAGATGTAGGATTTGAAAACTGTTCAGATAATTCTTTAAACGATAAAGTATTAAAAGATGATAAATTTTTGGAAAAAGTTAAagattttgtaaataagtattataaacaaatggTATACATTATTTGGAATTTGGTATTGctgataaagaaatatttaatagttATGATTTGGTTAGGCGATGTTAAACCATTTTATCCCCTTTTCAGTTACTTAGATGAaggaaagaaaataaaatattctgaAGATCTGTTTGTAAATTTGTCTCATTTTTTTGAGTcatacaataaatattttaacatCGTAAAAAAGGGTCAAGAGGAGCtacaaaaagaaatagGAGATACTAATGACCAAGggcaaaatgaaaaaacaaaaaatatagcattAGATAATAGTGacgattttattttttctgcTGATTATTTtgagaaaaatattcaaaaggATGTTCATGGTATTACAAACGATTCGAATTACACACATTTTAAAAGTGGAAACAAACAAACAGTTGAGATAAATAATCGTAATTATAACAACAGTAGTGAATATATTGCTAATAATTcctatatagaaaataatgatattagtattaaaaatggtaataatgtaaaaggtgttccatattttatgaaaaataatgataattcaAAAACAGAGAACTACGAACTAAAACATCGAACATCCCTAACAAACACAATAGATTATGGATGTGAGATACGAAGAAAAAGTATTGAAAAGGAAAAGGGgaataataacaaatttattaaaggTGCGAGTTTTGAAAACATGCTTGAAGCAGAATTTGATTCTTCTGCTTAG